The DNA region CTTTTTTAGGCAAAACCTACGTAGTATTGGGTGCGTTGTAAATAATGTAACGCACCCTAAAACTAATCAACAAAATTAGGTCGTGCCTTTCCTGTTGATTTCAACTTTTGCTCTAAAGCTGCCCAATTTTCTTGCTCAATTAAATTAGTTAACTCATCGAGATTGTGACGATACTGTTGCAGCGATCGCAGCAATGCCTGACGATTATACCGGGCCATCATCACACCCAACTCTGGATTCCCACCACCCACACGGCTGGTATCCCGAAAACCAGAACTAGCTAACTTTTGGGCTAATTCCAAAACATCAGGGTCAGTTTCACTCAAACAAGCAGCAATCAAAGAGGAACTGACCATTACAGGTAAATGAGAAATCCAACTAACAGCGCGGTCATGTTGCTCAGGCTGACAATAGTAGATTTTAGACCCAAGCGATCGCACAATTTCCTCTACAACTGTAATCGCACTAGTTTTAGTTGTAGTTATCGGTGTTAGTACATAAGGTTTATCAACAAATAAATCTCGTTGTGCAGCTTCTATACCACTATCTGTCCTTCCCGCCATTGGATGACCGCCGATAAAATTATCCCAAAGGGGAGAAATCGCCTTGACTATCTGTGCTTTCGCTGAACCCACATCAGTTACAACGCAAGAAGCAGACAAATGAGCGATCATTTCCTTAAATTGGGGCACAATAAGCCCTAGAGGTGTACAAATAAATACAACCTCTGCGGCTGCCAATAGGCTCAGATCAACAGATGCTTGATCAACACTGCCAAGAGCAACTGCCTTTTGACAAGTGGATTCACGGCGACTGACTCCTAAGATATGATGTCCTTGCGATCGCAAATCAAAACCCAAAGATCCGCCGATCAGTCCCAGTCCTAAAATCCCAATATTCATTTTTGATTTTGACATTCCGTTTTTTATGATACCAACTATTAAAGTTGGCATCCAAGGGGTAGCATCAATGACTGTAGAGGAATTACTGGAACAATACGCGGCAGGAGTCTTAAACTTTAATGGTGTTGACCTCGCGGAAGCTAACCTGAGTGGGGCAAAACTCAGTGGCGTAAATCTTAGCGATGCTAATTTGAGTATAGTCAACCTGAGCGGCGCGAATCTGAGTGAAGCTAACTTGAGTAATACTAAGCTGAATGTAGCAAGACTCAGTGGCGCAAATTTATGTAGCGCCATCTTGAATAACGCCAGTCTCAACGTCACTAATTTGATTCGAGCGGATCTGGCCCGCGCTCAACTTAAAGGAACCTCATTGATCCGCGCCGAGTTAATTCGTGCTGATCTTAGCCGCGCCGATCTGTTGGAGGCTAATCTCACTAGTGCCGATCTGCGAGAGGCGACACTCCGCCTAGCTAATCTCCGTTACGCTAACTTGAGTGAAGCCATATTGAAAGGCGCTTCCATGACGGGAGCCAACTTGGAGATGGCTAACTTAAATGCCAGTGACCTCAGTCGTTGTGACATTAGCGGCGCAAATTTGCGAGATGCTGAACTCAGACAAGCAAATCTTAGACATGCTAACTTGAGCGGATCAGATTTGAGCGGGGCGAACCTCCGGTGGGCAGATTTAAGCGGTGCAAATCTCCGGTGGGCAGATTTGAGCGGTGCAAAATTAAGCGGGGCTACTTTAATTGGCGCAGATTTAAGCAATGCCAATTTAACAAATACAATTTTCATCCACGCCGATTTAACTCAGGCAAAATTAATCAGGGCGGAATGGATTGGTGCTGACTTAACAGGATCAACTTTAACTGGGGCAAAGCTTTATGCCACCTCTAGGTTTGGTTTAAAAACCGAAGGCATGATTTGTGAATGGGTTGATCTTAGCCCGGTAGGCGATCGCTCTATTATCCAAAACTTCCATTCCCAAGAGTCACGAGAATTTTTTAACGAGACACCGCCAACAATCCGAATTATTGTTGATGCAGCCATAGAACACGAAGCCAATTTTGCTCTTGCTGGCGCTTATTATCAAATTGCTCAGGAATACCGGGCGCTGAAACAACCCCCAAGCATGGAAAGTGGGCCCCGTCGAACTGTTTTTACATTTCATGTAGATAGCGACGAAGCATTATTTCCGACTGCTTACATTGCGATTCTTCCCTTTCTAGATGCGGTATCTACCCAAAAGAATATTTCCAGGATGGTAGAAATGATTAACAATGAAATTATTGCGAACCAAAATTTAAAATCGCTAAAATCACCCCATATCGTTAAAGAATTAAATATTCTTCTAGAGCAAGCGATGAGTCAGGCTACAACAATTAAACAGATGAAAAAAAATCTCGAAGTAGCTGCAAAGTTAAATTTTTGTAAAGCACCAACCCAAACAATTTTAACAAATTCCAGCGCCCAGACTTTGATTGCTCATGACAATCCCCAGTTTGGCAAAAGATTTATTAATCGCTCTGCTCTGAATGCTTCAGCTTATGATTATATATCCAGTGAAGCAACAAAATATATATTGCCTTCGTTAAATATGGTTATAGATTTTGTCAAAGGATTTCACTATATTGGTCATTAGTCATTAGTCATTGGTCATTAGGAATGGGGTATCAATACTTCTTGGTTAGCGCAATTAGTAGTTGCAGATCCCCCCAATCCCCTTTTTAAGGGGGTCGCCGTAGGCGGGGGGATCTGAATCTAGGACGACTCAACCCTTACCCGATAAATATTGCATTGGGTATTATAGCAGTCCTAAATCATTCGTGAAAAAACGAAGTGCATTTCTAAATCCTTATTTCCTGTTCCCTACCTCAACGATTAATTTTCACAACTCGTTTAGGATTGCTATAGTTATTAAACTATTGACCAATGACCAATGACAAATGACAAAAAGCAAATTTATGGAGGAAAAAATGCGCGATACCTTTAATAGAATGATCGGTCGAACTCGCTATGTAGTCTTGCGCCTATTTCTGCACTTAGGGGGAGGCGAGGTAGCACCAATTTTGGGAGTATTAAATAGTGCTGGACGAGATGCGATCGATGCCGATGGCGATTTAGAAGTTTTGGGAGAAGGATTGGTAGAAATTAGCCAAACCCTACTGCAATACGATGAATATTGGCTGTCTGCTGCTAACGAAGGTGACGTATTTTTTGATGAAGGCGAGGCAGGAGATTACGTGAATGAATTATTTACTGACTCTGCCCAAAGATATCTCAGTGAACCAAGTTACAATTCTGATAGATCGAATGAACCTTTATCTATACCTGTAACCCAGAATGTCATTGTGATGATTACAGCAGCTTATGAAGGAGAAGTACCAGAGTTGGAAACTGATCTCTCTAACGTTCAAGCACTCAAGGAAGGCTTGAAAGCATTGATAAATTTGCATTATAAACATAAATTCAAAGCAATCCAAGTACATTTCTCGCCAGCACAGTTAGGCGATGAACTCACTAGCGACCAACTGTTGCAATATTACCCAGAATTGATTCCTTTATAATGTGTTGTTGGGTAGTCCGTACTTACTACTCGCATCGATAAATTGTTAAGCTCAGAGATAGGACAATAATCCAATGATCATGACCATAGTACGTAAATTTACAGCCGTTTTTTTAGCTCTGAGTTTGTGTATGACAACTGTTGCTTGTGGTGGGGGAAACGAAGCTACTCCTCCAGCTAAGAACGTTAGTCAAACCTCTAGTAACACGAAGCTAAGTGACGGAGAGTATCAAATACAACAAGCTACTTATGATGATGCAACTGGTGAATACAGCTTGTTTTTACTTAACAATAATCCCCCAACCTTTGCAACCGAAAATTTGCAAATGGCACGGTTAACTGATGATGAAATCAAGCAAGGTAAAAAGACCTATCTAAAGGTAGATAAAGGGCAACCGATTTTATATTTGACGGAAGACTTTAAAATCGAGTATGTCCACAACGTTACCGAGAATAAAACCAATCCTCAAACCGGACAACAAGAGACGGTTGTAGTCCGTCAAGAAAATAGTTTTTGGGCACCATTTGCTGGCTCTGTAGCTGGTAGCTTGGCTGGTCAGGCAATTGGTAGTATGTTGTTTAGACCTCAGTATTATGTACCCCCTGTCTATCAATCAGGCCGAGGATTAACTGGTTTTGGTGGATATGGCGGAAGCTATGGCCAAGCAGTTGAAAGCTACCAAACTCGCTATAATACACCACCCGCAGCCGTGAGAAATCGCACTGCATTCCGTAATACAGGGACAATTAGAAGATCGTATCCGGGAAATTCAACTATACGCAACACACCGCGTAGCACTACAGGTAATAACCGTCCTTCTGGTTCTGGTTTCGGTGGTAGCACTTTACGACCTTCTGGCAGAGCCACTTCACCCAGAGGCAATTCTGGTAGTAGTTTTGGCAGTGGGCGTAGTTCAGCACCCCGCCGAACAACTGGTTTCGGCAGCAGACGCCGTTAAAAAATTCCAAATTCAATAAATAGACTGCCTAAGAAGTGAAGGTAGTCTGCTGGATAAAGAAGTCGGAAGGTTGGCTTGTGAGCCTCCGGCTTCTCTTTATATATAGAGTCCGCTTTGATTTTTAAAATTATTTGCGTGGTGCGCGTTCGCAAAGCGTCTCGCAGAGAAGTACGATAGACAGGGATTAAAGAAGCCTTTTCGGAGTATACTGATTAAAAAAAATCAAACACGACTCCTATATACGCAAGTTTTGACGATTAATTATAAATTATTCAGTCAAATAATATGAAATACTAAATACAAATATTGCTAAGAGAAAAGAAACCATTTTATTAAAGTCTATTTGCTTTTTTTGAAGCATTTCTAAACAAGACATCGGAATCATTAGAGGCCAGAAGATAGTTGTTACCAAAAACATCACACCTGATAAAAATTTATCTTCTGGAGTAGTAGTAGGATGACGTAGGGAAAAGATTAACCAATTGCTTAGAAAATAGCATGTCATGAACAGGTAAACAATACTTAAAGTCAGTTGTATCTGATTCATTGTGAGTACTTCTGAAGTTATATGAGCTTTACTATAGCCCAATCTAGATAACACAGATACTCGTAGGTACACGGTAATGGCGTGTCCCTAGCCAGTACCGATTCAAATGAGAATCCCTATAAATTTTCTCTTCCCCTTGCCTCCCCTGCTCTCCTTTCTTACTTAACCGCCGACATGAACGCCAGGACGTTTATGGGGATCTTTTTCAGCTCGACGGAGTACTTCACGGGTGACTACAGCAATATCACCTTCCCCAAACAAGATAAAACGCAGTAAATATTGTATGGGGTTGCCCTCAACCCAGCCGAAGTAAGCATGGGGAATTTTACCTGTTTGATCACGAATATAGAGCAGTAAAGCCGCGATCGCATTAGGTACTGCTGCACTCTCAGCCCGGAGGATGCGGTAATCACCAACTTGCACTCCTCTTACTTTGATCACATCCGCAAATTCTGAAGCATCTGAAACCTGAATTTCTAAAAAGAGAATTGGATCGTTGGGTGGAATATGGTTATCCTCGCGCACTTCTTTCTCTTTCATAAAATACTCTAGGGCATCACCCGTATTGAACCTATTAGCAATTAAGCGTATTGCTCTCTGGCTCTCTTCGGCAATGAATTGACCAGCTAGTTCGTCAACTTCGATTCGCTCTGCTCGTAGTTCTGTTGAGCGCCAAACACGAGAAACCAGCGAGGTAAAAATGATCGCACCGATGAAAAAACCAGCAATCCTAATGCCTTCTGGTCTTTCGATGATATTAACAACAGTGGTGTATAAAAATAACAGTGTGATAATTGCAAATACCAGTCTTGCCCGCTTCTGTCTGTGACGGTGGGCTGATAAGGTTACGGCAAAGGCGGCTGAGGTAATTAACACAAGCACACCAGTTGCATAAGCCCCACCTTGGGCTTCCACATTTGCTCTAAAGATAATTGTGACAACAAAAGCGATCGCTGTGTAGACTAACACCAAAGGTCGCGTTACTCGTGCCCAATTGGGTGCCATGCCATAGCGTGGTAGGTAGCGAGGTACAATATTCAGCAATCCTGCCATTGCAGATGCACCTGCAAACCACAAAATCGAAATAGTACTTAAATCGTAAATTGTGCCAAAGCCATCGCCTAAATGTAGATGTGCTAGGTATGCTAGGGCCCGTCCATTAGCTTTGCCCCCAGATGCAAATTCTGCGGTTGGAATCAGTAAAGTGGTTATAAAGCTGGTGGTAAGCAAAAAGAAGCTCATAATCAGAGCAGCACTGGTGAGCAACTTGCGTGTATTCCGAATCCGACCTTTGGAATGGTGCGGAGTGTTCTTGTTGCTACCTTTTACCAGGGGCATAACGGTTACGCCAGTCTCAAAGCCTGATAATCCCAGTGCTAGCTTGGGGAATATGAGGAGAGCTATGCCGACTAGTATTAAAGGGTTGGAATGACGGGCAAAAAGTGCAGTCTGCCAGTTAACGATCGCATTTGGGTGAGTTAAAATTTGATACACACCGAAGCTAACGATAATGAAGTTTAACAGCAGATAAACTCCCACTAAAAAGACTGCAATACCTATCGCTTCTCGGAAACCTCTCAAGAAAACTGCGCCTAGTAATGCAACTAATATCAGGGTAATTGCGATCGTCTGATCGTGAAGCCAATGTGGCGTAAGCGGATTTTCGATGATATGGGCTGTGGCATCAGCAGCTGACAAGGTAATGGTAATAATAAAGTCAGTTGCTACAAAGCCCAGTAAGCATAGCACAAGTAATTTGCCTTGCCACCAAGGGAGCAAACGCTCTAACATTGCGATCGACCCTTCACCATGAGGGCTTTCGGCAGCAATGCGCCGATAGATTGGCAATGCTCCAAAGAGCGTCAGCAAAACTAGAATTAGGGTAGCTACAGGAGAAAGAGCGCCAGCAGCCAGTGCTGCAATCCCAGGTTGGTAGCCAAGGGTCGAGAAATAATCTACACCAGTTAAGCACATCACCTGCCACCAAGGATGCTGGCGATGTGGTTCTTCCTTGCGGTAAGGCCCTTCTTTCTCTGATCGATGTTCTTCAAGCAACCACTGGATTAACTGGCTACCGAGTCGGTTTGTTGAAACAATTGATTTAGCCATCAAATACGGTTGTGTTGCAATCGGCTTTGTGATTTTTAAGCCTTTGTGGTTTATTAAAATTTTCAACTACAAAGGTATAGCACTATTATTGTATGTTAAGCATCCTGTCCGATTTACAAAATCTATCGTAGCTGTTCGTTGCTGTCTGGCGTATCAAGTTAAATTGCAGATTTGAGTATATAAATGATCAATACTGTAGCCGTATATTTTCGGCTTAACCCTTTCGCACCCTTTGCACCTTCAAGCTGCATCAGTTCTAAAAAAAGGGCGTTGCTAAATAAGGCAGCTACGTAATTAGTAAATTTGTCCTAAGAGGTTGTTTTAAAAGAATGTTTAAAAAGTCTTTTTGGTAACATCTAAGCCTGGTAAGCCTGGTAAACCTGACCCACCGAATGAGTTTTCTCTATAAGAGAATGGGGGTTTTAAAGCCTCTCCATTTCGGGGAGAGTGCTTTCTAGTATACTTTGCGACTTTAACTGTGATTTTAGGTACATATTTATCCCTGCAAGCGCATTTTTTCAAACTACTCGTTTAGCTTCCTAATATATATGACTCATTATAATTTTCTCAAAAAATTATAGGACTACTATTTGATTTTTGAACAAAATTAGGTATTGTAGGGTGTGTTAGAACGGAGTTCGTAACGCACCATTATCAAGGGTTTGGTGCGTTAAGCTATCGCTAACACACCCTACGTATCTTTTCACAAATCAAATCGGATTCCTATATAACTTTTGGTATTAGATGAATTATCTTTTTCAAAATAATAATCATCTATAAATATCAGCCCGATGTGGCACTGATGGATTTGCGAATGCCTATGATGGAAGGTGTAGATGCGATCGCCAGTCAAATCTCAATCGAACTGAGAAATCACAACTTCTTGTTCAGGAAAACGAGCAATTATTGTCAGACTTCCACCAAGAGATTTAATGTATCGAGAGAGCGTAGATATTTGAATATCATCCTGATGCTCAATTTTTGAAAGCGCCGATTGTACCACTCCCATATTCTTCGCAACATCGCTTTGAGTATGTCCAAGGGATTCTCGAAGCTCGGAAAGTGTCAACTTGAGTAATGCAAGGTTTGCTTGCATTTCACTTTCTGAAAGTTGTTCAGGAGTCATTTTTTTGCGAAGTTCTTTAAATGGCTTCGTTTTCATAGGAATCCTTCTGTTTTTAACTCCTCTAAATGTTCGTCATACAATGTATCTGCTTTTGGCACATTCTCCTCATACCAGCGATCGTCCCCTCCCTTGTTTCCTCCAAGAAGAAGAATGGCGACTCTCCTGGGATCAAATGCATAAAGGATTCGATAAGGTTCTCCTCTGTGCTGTACCCTCAACTCTCTCATGTGGGAATGACGTGAGCCGTTTATTTTTGAACTGTAGGGAAAAGGAAGTTCTGGCCCCCGCGCCTCAAGTAGTCTTACTGCTGCATCAATAGCAACTTGGGTGCTGTCGTCTAACTCAACCCACCACATTTCAAACTCGTTTGTAAACTCTACCTCCCACGACATTGTTTCCTGACATATATTGTAGAGATAATATCACCTTTAACTCATATTATGACTATATCTGTCTAGGGACAATTAAAGAAAAATATTCTTAAACTTGGCGATCGCACTTTTGGTAATAGATTTAAAACAAGCGATATCTACGACGGGCTACGCCTACGTTTCTCACTCTTCTTCTGCACTGAATACTTAACGAGGCAGAATGCCATCTAAGCGAAGTTGAAGACGCGGCAAAAGTGGCGAATTAATTAATTCATTGAGTCGGTACTGTTGTTGAGTATAAGTGTCTTCAACTAATTGACAAATAGTGAATGTAGGTTGTTTAGGTTTACCAATAAATGCTACACCGCCCAATCCCCGATAATCTACAATCCAATATTCAGGAATGCCTAAAAGTGCATATTCTTCAACTTTCCGTGCATAGTCGGTTTCCCAGTTGGTACTAACGACTTCCACCACCAATTTAATCGAGCGTCCAAGAGTAATTACGGGTTCTTGCTCCCAAAGTGGTTCACGGTCAAGAACGGTTTCATCAAGAACTACAACATCAGGACGACGAGCTGTAGCTGTATCAGCAAAAGGATAAATTAAACAAGTGCGAGGAATAAACCAGGGAAGTTGTTCTGCAACAAGGTAGATCCCAACTTGGGTTGCAAGTTTGCCACTTACCGTTTCGTGTGGCCCAGTGGGTTCCATATCAATTAGTTCTCCGTCTGCTAATTCATAGCGGGGATTGTCTCGATATTGGGAAAGAA from Nostoc commune NIES-4072 includes:
- a CDS encoding prephenate/arogenate dehydrogenase, producing the protein MNIGILGLGLIGGSLGFDLRSQGHHILGVSRRESTCQKAVALGSVDQASVDLSLLAAAEVVFICTPLGLIVPQFKEMIAHLSASCVVTDVGSAKAQIVKAISPLWDNFIGGHPMAGRTDSGIEAAQRDLFVDKPYVLTPITTTKTSAITVVEEIVRSLGSKIYYCQPEQHDRAVSWISHLPVMVSSSLIAACLSETDPDVLELAQKLASSGFRDTSRVGGGNPELGVMMARYNRQALLRSLQQYRHNLDELTNLIEQENWAALEQKLKSTGKARPNFVD
- a CDS encoding pentapeptide repeat-containing protein → MTVEELLEQYAAGVLNFNGVDLAEANLSGAKLSGVNLSDANLSIVNLSGANLSEANLSNTKLNVARLSGANLCSAILNNASLNVTNLIRADLARAQLKGTSLIRAELIRADLSRADLLEANLTSADLREATLRLANLRYANLSEAILKGASMTGANLEMANLNASDLSRCDISGANLRDAELRQANLRHANLSGSDLSGANLRWADLSGANLRWADLSGAKLSGATLIGADLSNANLTNTIFIHADLTQAKLIRAEWIGADLTGSTLTGAKLYATSRFGLKTEGMICEWVDLSPVGDRSIIQNFHSQESREFFNETPPTIRIIVDAAIEHEANFALAGAYYQIAQEYRALKQPPSMESGPRRTVFTFHVDSDEALFPTAYIAILPFLDAVSTQKNISRMVEMINNEIIANQNLKSLKSPHIVKELNILLEQAMSQATTIKQMKKNLEVAAKLNFCKAPTQTILTNSSAQTLIAHDNPQFGKRFINRSALNASAYDYISSEATKYILPSLNMVIDFVKGFHYIGH
- a CDS encoding DUF1517 domain-containing protein, encoding MRDTFNRMIGRTRYVVLRLFLHLGGGEVAPILGVLNSAGRDAIDADGDLEVLGEGLVEISQTLLQYDEYWLSAANEGDVFFDEGEAGDYVNELFTDSAQRYLSEPSYNSDRSNEPLSIPVTQNVIVMITAAYEGEVPELETDLSNVQALKEGLKALINLHYKHKFKAIQVHFSPAQLGDELTSDQLLQYYPELIPL
- a CDS encoding amino acid transporter, encoding MAKSIVSTNRLGSQLIQWLLEEHRSEKEGPYRKEEPHRQHPWWQVMCLTGVDYFSTLGYQPGIAALAAGALSPVATLILVLLTLFGALPIYRRIAAESPHGEGSIAMLERLLPWWQGKLLVLCLLGFVATDFIITITLSAADATAHIIENPLTPHWLHDQTIAITLILVALLGAVFLRGFREAIGIAVFLVGVYLLLNFIIVSFGVYQILTHPNAIVNWQTALFARHSNPLILVGIALLIFPKLALGLSGFETGVTVMPLVKGSNKNTPHHSKGRIRNTRKLLTSAALIMSFFLLTTSFITTLLIPTAEFASGGKANGRALAYLAHLHLGDGFGTIYDLSTISILWFAGASAMAGLLNIVPRYLPRYGMAPNWARVTRPLVLVYTAIAFVVTIIFRANVEAQGGAYATGVLVLITSAAFAVTLSAHRHRQKRARLVFAIITLLFLYTTVVNIIERPEGIRIAGFFIGAIIFTSLVSRVWRSTELRAERIEVDELAGQFIAEESQRAIRLIANRFNTGDALEYFMKEKEVREDNHIPPNDPILFLEIQVSDASEFADVIKVRGVQVGDYRILRAESAAVPNAIAALLLYIRDQTGKIPHAYFGWVEGNPIQYLLRFILFGEGDIAVVTREVLRRAEKDPHKRPGVHVGG
- a CDS encoding helix-turn-helix domain-containing protein, with translation MKTKPFKELRKKMTPEQLSESEMQANLALLKLTLSELRESLGHTQSDVAKNMGVVQSALSKIEHQDDIQISTLSRYIKSLGGSLTIIARFPEQEVVISQFD
- a CDS encoding type II toxin-antitoxin system RelE/ParE family toxin; the encoded protein is MSWEVEFTNEFEMWWVELDDSTQVAIDAAVRLLEARGPELPFPYSSKINGSRHSHMRELRVQHRGEPYRILYAFDPRRVAILLLGGNKGGDDRWYEENVPKADTLYDEHLEELKTEGFL
- a CDS encoding Uma2 family endonuclease; its protein translation is MTYICPKSLTFENFLSQYRDNPRYELADGELIDMEPTGPHETVSGKLATQVGIYLVAEQLPWFIPRTCLIYPFADTATARRPDVVVLDETVLDREPLWEQEPVITLGRSIKLVVEVVSTNWETDYARKVEEYALLGIPEYWIVDYRGLGGVAFIGKPKQPTFTICQLVEDTYTQQQYRLNELINSPLLPRLQLRLDGILPR